GGAATGGCCTCGCCGCATTCCTCGCAATGGCTCAGGCTCTCGCCCCGGGGCAGCTGGCTGCGTGCCCGTTGCAGGGCATCCTCCACGGTGCTGTCGATCTGTTCCTGCACGGCGTCGTCGCCGGCCCAGCCGCTAGCCATGATTCAGT
The nucleotide sequence above comes from Alkalilimnicola sp. S0819. Encoded proteins:
- a CDS encoding DksA/TraR family C4-type zinc finger protein, with translation MASGWAGDDAVQEQIDSTVEDALQRARSQLPRGESLSHCEECGEAIPERRRQALPGVRLCVPCQSERDEAEQTFSGYNRRGSKDSQLR